The DNA sequence TTTACAACcttattctttattattatttcttgaCATTTCATAAAACTAAATCTCcatttaattctcattttacccaaaaatattttgaactaGCTCTGTAAtgccaacaggaaaaaaaaaaaacaaacaatccaccaaccaaaaataaacaaacaaaaaaaacccacgaCCGGTGCAGTCAAGAGTCTCTCGAGTGGGACAGGATTCAGCTGGAAACTtagcagctgaggaaaaaagaaaaaaggggagaaaaaataaatatccccCATCTCTGAGAGCTCTCAAGCTGTGAGGGGAAAACAGGAGGCTGCTTCCTGCCACTGCAGCCAGGTTGTGCTGGCTCTGGGGGGCGGAAACTGGCTCTTGCACCCTCCTCTGCCCCCGGTAAAGTGCCAGGCCCACAAGCAATGGTTACgaagggaaggggtgggggtcAGGAAAGCTCAGACGTggccccaccccccaaaaaaatgatggggaaagcaaggaaaaaacaacacgGGCCATTAAAGCAGGTTTGACTCTGGGTCCAAACACCAGCTGGGGTCTTGGAAGATGGTCAGGTGAATTCCAAGAGATCCAGGCACCTTGGTGCAACTGGGATACGCAAGCCAATGATTTTTGGAAGGGTGACGATGGGGATTTCAAAAAGCCAAGAGCACTTGCTCCCCACTGTGCAGACCCCTGAGATGCCCCCAAGGCATCAAGCTCTGCATCCGAAGAGAGCAGATGCACTTCAAAATGCAGTCCGGGAGTGGAGAGCGTGCCAGAAAGCTTTTAGGCATTGACTGGGAGAGAGGAGCTCCAAAAAGACATAAAAcgctaaaaaaaacccctacaccTCTGAGGTGGATCCTTCCCTattccaaacaaaaccagattcGGATCGGCATGGTGGCagcagtgggatcctggggagGAGCAGACAGGAGGCTGAAGGAAGAGGCATTGTGAGCAAGCAGGTGCAAGAAGACAAGTGCAGCGTTGGATCCCAAGATGGGATCTGCAGGATTAAGGGGGAAAGAGCATGGCTGTGTGCAAGGCCGGATCCTGGGGCGATGCCGGATCTGGCACAGGTAGaggtggctggcagggagggTGAGGGATGGCTGGTCAGGCGCAGATTTTGATGCGCGTACCCTTGGCTAAGATGCgaaaaaaagggaagatgcGCTCGTGGAAGGAGGCGTTGAAGGTGTGGATGTGGGTCATGCTCTCGGCATTGTAAAAGCAGAGCTGGCCTCGCTCGTAGTCCAGGTAGACGCCAAAGCGCCGGGGCCGTTCACTGGGCAACAGGGCTGTCTGCTCTGTGGCTGTCAATGCCTGGTACTTCTTCCCATTGGTGCCCACGCACCAAATTTCTCGTTTTTGGTGAGGACCCATGGTTTTCTCTTTGCGTCGAGCTGTTTCACGGGCTGCACCCACTGCCCAGCCTCGTCGGCCTCCCACCTCTACCTCCCAGTAGTGGCGGCCAGTGGTGAAGCCCTGGGAACCCAAGACGCAGTAATCCGAATCGAAACGTTTGGGGTTGTCGGGCAGGTCCTGGCGGCGTTCGCCCAGCTTGACGCTGCGTCGGTCAAGGGAGAGGCTTAGGCGAGGGTGGGCTGTGTCAGGGTCCAGAGTCACGTCGGCTGGAAGGGAGATGGCAACATTACAGGGTGTGTGTGTCACTGGTCACCCCCGTCTCTTGGGCTCCCAATCCCAGGGTTTGTTggtctgttttttccccccctccttttaGTTTCCAACCCCAAATCCTCAACCCTGTCCATACCCGCAGCACCAGTGGGTGACAGCCCCCACTGTGGGCCTGCTTTTGACTGCAACAGAGTTCAACCCCTTTAACCCCTCCCCAAACTCCTTTAACCCCCAAAACTCCCTTTAAACCCCAAATTCCTTTAACCCCAATTCCATTTTAACCCCTTTAATCCCCCAGTTCCCTTTTAACCCTGGAGCAGGTCTGGCTTCAGCCCCACACAGAGCTGTCAGCAACTCTGGATCCAGCTGTGCTTTTAGGGTGGAAAGAGGTGACAGCCACGTTAGGGGAAAATGAAGACCAACGGACAGAGCAAGGcgtggggaggaagaagggaagaggcTGGTATTAAGGGGACTGGCAGACTTTAAAAGGGGGCATGAAATCTGGGAAGGCAGAGGTAAAGAGGGAAACCCAACACAGCTGGGGATATGCAAGACATCCCAGTGTCCATTCCCTAGGACCACGACAAGAAGCTGCTGTGTCCCCTTGGGCAGAGGACCTAGGTCTCACTCACCTTGAGGGACTTTACTGAAGACTTTCTCCATCTTCCTCATCACCACATCCTGCAGAAAGTAGTTGcgatattttttccccacatccACCGGCACCATCTCAGGCTCCTGAAATTTGATGTTCTCGCATCTgccaggggaaagaaaatgggGATTCAGCATGCTCAGGGGGAGGCAATGACACAACAGGAGAAACAAGGTGCCCTGCACACAGCCAAAAAACCCAGAGCGGGGCAGAGATCAGCCCAACCGGTTacactggcacagctgcagtCCCCACCCCGTCTCAGCCGCAGGAAGCAGCCAAACTCCTGGCAGAGGTGCAGCCGCATCCACCCAGCGCTGGTGACAGCCAGGCCCTGCTCCGGCACAGCCCTGTTACCTGCCAACGAGTGGCTGGGGGCTGATGTAGAAGAGCAGCCGCTTGTTTGATTTAAAGATGACGGGAAACAAAATGATCCCTCCATATttaccagcagctcctgcttcctCGGGGCATGAGGTCTGCACAGGCacacccagctctgctcccaaaAAGCAGCTGCCAGGTGCTGCAAGGGACTCTTGAGATCTCTTCCCagcctttctcttctcctgtgCACCCCCAGTTATTCCATGTATACCCCACTAAGCCATCAGGCAGGAGTTCCCACCATCACATTCGTTTTGGCACCAGCCACAACCAAGCTGTCCCTTGTCATTACCCAACCCCAGCCTGGAAAAACGCCCACCACACGAGGCTTGAAACAAAAGCCCaaggttttctggttttgtgttgccctctcctccccccgAAGCTGTTTACAGTGAGAAGATGCCAATGGAAAGTCACTGACCTGATAAAAGTGCCTTTGATGTCCTGCGAAAAGGAAGCAGCCAGGTTGGAAGCGAGGAAGAACgagaaagaaaagattaggGAGGATGGGGGCTGATCACACTGTGGCTCGCACTAAATCCTCTTAGCAGCCAAGGCTCAGCACCGTGCTGATCTACATCAAGCCAACCACCCCGATGGCCAGGATGAGTCCCCTCCCATGAGTCTGCTGAGGGGAATATTCCACAGAGAGGCACATTCCATGGATTCACCCCTCGGTAGAGGCTTTTCCCACTAATACAGACACCCTATCAAACCTCAAATCTCTTGTGGCATCCCGATTTCCCCCCTGTGGTCCCACAGACGATGCGGGACAGGGAAGGATCTAGTAATCGGGTAAGGATGCTTTCCCATGAGGAATACCCTTTCTGAAGTAAGGTCTGCTCCCCTCTTGGCAGCTCTGCTTAATTCTCGCCGCTAACATTCTCTCCTTGCTATAAAACAGGGCCAGAGCTCctcagctgccagcagagagCTTGAGCGAGGGTTCATGGTCCAGAGATAAACTACGTGAATCATCTGAGCTTACAGCTCTTTGGGAAGATTCAAAAACATATGCAAGAGGCCTTGCCTGGCAGGGCACCTGGGCTCTGCCCTCCTGCTGGGATCCCCGATTGCGACTGtccctcttcccaccccaggaatgggggtggggtgagtgggttgggaaagaccttgaGCAGTTGCAGCCCATCCTGTTTGCTCTTGTCCTCTGCCTCAGCGATGAGCCGGCTGAGGGCAGCgctctgctcttccagctggCTGATGTTGCTGCTCTGACGGGCCAACAAGCTCTCATAGCGTTCCTCCAGCTGGTGTAAGAGCAGGACTTGCTCCCCAATGAGGAACTGGTGCAGCAGCTCGAAGTCAGACTCGAATTCCTTGATCTCCAGCTTCATCTTGTCCTGCGGAGTGGTGAAGAGGGAGGAGAGGTATCCTTAGCTCAAGTAGCAGACCCAAAGGACACAAATTTGTTCTCTCTCCCAGGCTACCAATTCCCACAACACATTCAGGTACAAAACCCCCTTAATTAAGCTCTAATTCAACAGGGAAATAGCTTCCAGCCCTTGTGATCCTGACAACTGCAGCAAAGGGACCGCAACGCCTCCATGAGAGCTCAAATCTGCaaggcagagggggaaaagtTTCCCTGCTCATCCCCCTCACCAGACTTCGGGCCAAGAAACACTCTTTAGCAGAGGGCTGATTATTTTTTGGCAGCGTGAAAGGTGGAAGACAGAGAAATGGGGAAATAAATAAGCGTGGAAAGGAATCATGCACAGGATGATCTGCTGTGCCAGAGGCAGCCGGCTCTTACCCTCAGCTCTGTGATCTTCTCCTCCTCGTTGGATTTCTGCTTCAGGACCACATCCAGCTTCTTCTTCAGTGGCTCCAGATGGCTCTGGAGCTTATTCTGCGAAAGAAATGCATCTCTGTCATCCCTGCCTCAGGTaatgcctgcctgccttcctctcctctctcagTCCTCCAGTCCCCAACTCCACAGCAgggctgaaaacaaaacctcctGCCCCGATCTCAGACCATTTCCCTTCCGCTTTCCGTAACTGCTCATTCTGGGAGCCACTTTTAATTAGAAAGTGAAaaaccctgccctgctcagatCAGGGAACATCTGCAAAGGCCAGATACACAGTCACCAAGCACAGACTGTTACTGTCTGTTGCACGGCTGCGGCCATCACGCACATGTCCCACTGGGTGGGGATCAGGACCCAGAGAGGGATCTGTGCTCCTAAACTCAGTGCAGACCTAGGACAGACTTAGGCCATCCTTTCAGGCTGCGCCTTTCGGTAGCGGCATGGTCCTAGATCAGCTTAAGCCAATGACAAAACCAGTACCTGCTTCATTGGTCATGACTCCCTGTGCTGAATAAGCTTTGGCATttccaaaaaaacacacaaccaaACCACCAACCCACAAACCAACTGTTTCTGCCTTGCTGTCCTCCCAGGACACTCCCTCTGCCCTTCACAAAGAGCTCTCCCTTtagcaattaatttttctgcCTCCTTGAGTGTTTGCAGCAGCTTTCCTACTGCCAAGAAAAGGCGAAAACGGACTGAGCCAACCCAAAAGCAAAAAgtgctgctggccacgctccgACAGCCCACCACAAAACAGCCTGACACAGGGATGAGACACCCCAGCACTGTCCTTTCCCCTCCAAACCACCTCCACCTCTCCAAGCCTCCTCCTGGCTACCAAACCCCACCCAAAAGTCTCCAGGGGCTCCAAGGGTGTTGACTCTGATGGGAGCAGCCAAGACCAGAGCACCAGAGAGCTTCCAGTGAGGGAAGACAAAAGCGAGACATGACCTCGCAGCAGCAACTCCTCCAAGACACCTTTGGATATTACAGGAACCAAAACCCCAACTCCTTGCTTCCAGAAGGCCCCAAAAAGCGAGACATGACCTTGCAGAGAAACCAGAGCGACAAGC is a window from the Falco peregrinus isolate bFalPer1 chromosome 21, bFalPer1.pri, whole genome shotgun sequence genome containing:
- the TRIM41 gene encoding E3 ubiquitin-protein ligase TRIM41 → MAATAVLGDGDPSGGSSGQLNPVETLQEEAICAICLDYFVDPVSIGCGHNFCRVCISQLWGGEAEYEVAPGAAAVGGGEVGMGDVLEEDLEDEEDELDEDELDVEQEEEEEDGGAEEEEDDMWSEEEDDTDLWEDPVEEDMWDGGVGGELYFGDEDYDEDVMEEDVEEEEEVEEEEEEVQTPPPPVLATRPRRLQTFTCPQCRKTFFQRNFRPNLQLANMVQIIRQLHPHPQRLAPPAAGPSVSGATVGVPGALVAVGGQGPPNLCEKHQEPLKLFCEVDEQAICVVCRESRSHKHHSVVPLEEVVQDYKNKLQSHLEPLKKKLDVVLKQKSNEEEKITELRDKMKLEIKEFESDFELLHQFLIGEQVLLLHQLEERYESLLARQSSNISQLEEQSAALSRLIAEAEDKSKQDGLQLLKDIKGTFIRCENIKFQEPEMVPVDVGKKYRNYFLQDVVMRKMEKVFSKVPQADVTLDPDTAHPRLSLSLDRRSVKLGERRQDLPDNPKRFDSDYCVLGSQGFTTGRHYWEVEVGGRRGWAVGAARETARRKEKTMGPHQKREIWCVGTNGKKYQALTATEQTALLPSERPRRFGVYLDYERGQLCFYNAESMTHIHTFNASFHERIFPFFRILAKGTRIKICA